CTGCTGTATCTTCCCAATCAGCTCGTTAGAAATATACCGCTATTTTTTTGAAGAACTGTATAACCATTTATTGAAAACTATAAATTATGGCCAAGATTAATGCGAAGCCTTCTTGAGTGAAAGATATAGTAAAACATTGTCTTATTATATCTTACATAGTAGGTGGTTATATCAGGATATTCAATCACCTGGCTACATAAAAGCCGTTTCTCTATAATAAGAGGGTGTCTGGCAGTAGTGAAAATAGTGTTTTTCGTTTAGCTGGTGAATTAGCACTGGTAAGATCATACACGTTACAAGTCTGATGCGAAGCTTCTGGAAATTCCATACGCATCCAGCATATTACGCTATATATTAAAAGATTAGAAACCAGTACTCTTACATTTTTCGGCTGGTTTTTCTACTTTACCTATAATAAGTCTAGGCCCCTAACTAAAATAGGGGCCTAGACTTATTTACTTAGTGCATAACAGAAGGCCACAAGGTAGTCTTCTGTTATGCACTAAGATATGAGGCTATATGTCCGTGATACGCAATACCACGTCCTCATCCATAGCCACCGGGCGTAGCAGCCATACTATAATCCGGCGCGCTACCTGCTCAGGGTGCTGCAGATTCCCTTCTGTATGATGCGCCGTATAAGTGGCTGCCTGGCTGAACTGGGCTTCATCGGCCGTTCTGATCTGTTCCTGCATGCTGGTATCAACCAGGCCGGGTGCCAGGCTCCTGATGCGCAGGTCCCGGCCACGCTGTTGCTGCTCTTGCTGTGCGGTACGGGAAAACATGTCCAGTGCGGCTTTGGAGGCACAATAAGCCGCCCAGCCATCTACAGGGCGTTTAGCAGCACCGGAGCTAATATTGAGAATGGTCTGCGGAATGGGCAGTTCGGCGTAGCGGTTGATAAAGGTGTTCATGAGCATGGCAGGCGCCACCACATTCACATCAAACACAAACTCAAAATGCTCATTGGGCACTTCGCCCACGTAGCCTATTTCGCCCAGCACGGCGGCGTTATTAATCAGGGTGATGCTACTGGCCTGGCCGCACTCCGGAAACACTTTGTGGAGGTTGTTCTGCACGGCCAGCATATCGGAGAGGTCAAGCGGCTGGTGGTGGTAGCGGTCATGCTCCAGGGTAGCGTGGCGCGACACCCCAATGACCACGGTATCGGGTTGCTGCAGCACGGCTTCGGCCAGGGCTTTGCCCAGGCCACGGCTGGGTCCGGTAATAATATAGTAGTGCATAGAAGAGCAGGATCTGGTGGTGAAGTGGGATGGGAACAGCAAAAAGTACGAGGGAAAAAGAAAAGAGGCAGCCAAGGCTGCCTCTTTTTATGTTCTATCTTCTTATCCGGCTCACAGAATGTACTGGGAAAGGTCCCGGTTGCGCACCATGCTCTGCAGGCGCTCTTCCACCAGCTCGCGGGTAATCAGGATGTGCGCGTTGGGGCCGATGCGGTCCGGCACGTCAAACAGGATTTCGTTCAGCAGCCGGCTCATCACGGTGTGCAGCCGGCGTGCGCCAATGTTTTCTACTTCCTCGTTCACCTCAAAGGCAATTTCGGCCAAGCGTTCCAGCGCGGCGTCATCAAACGACAGTTCCACTTCTTCGGCTTTTAGCAGAGCCTCATACTGTTTGGTGAGCGCATTTTTGGGGTCCTTCAGAATGCGGTAGAAGTCGTTTTTAGTGAGGCTCTGCAGCTCCACGCGGATGGGGAAACGGCCCTGCAGCTCCGGAATCAGGTCAGAGGGCTTGGCTACGTGAAACGCGCCGGCCGCAATAAACAGGATATGGTCGGTGTTGATGACGCCATATTTCGTGCTCACGGCCGAGCCTTCCACAATGGGCAGCAGGTCGCGCTGCACGCCTTCCCGGCTTATATCGGGGCCACCTGCGCCGCCTTTGCTGCTGCGGCTGGCTACTTTGTCTATTTCATCAATGAAGATAATGCCGGCGTTTTCGGCCTGCCGAATGGCTTCATCCTTCACCTCATCCATATCAATGAGCTTAGCGGCTTCTTCGTCCAGCAGAATCTTGCGCGCCTCGGCAATGGTGACTTTGCGCTTGCGGGTTTTTTTGGGCAGCATGCTGCCCAGCATATCCTGCAAGCCAGCCATTGAAGCATCGTCCAGCCCGCCGGGGCCGCCCACTACTCCGAGGCCGGGCGTAGAATTCTGCTGCACTTTAATGTCGATTTTGCGGTCATCCAGCTCGCCGGAACGAATTTTCTCGCGGAACCGCTCCCTGGTGCGCTCATTCAGCTCGTAGTCGGATTCGGGTATGGTGCTGGCCTCGCTGCTGCCGGCGTAGCCCACCGCCGGGCGGGTAGCCGGCGTGCCGCTGATGGGCGGGATCAAAGCATCCAGAATCAAATCTTCCACGGCCTGCGCGGCCTGCGCCTTCACTTCCTCCTTGCGTCGCTGCTTCACCATGTTCACCGACTGCTCTACCAGGTCGCGCACCATGCTTTCCACGTCGCGGCCCACGTAGCCTACTTCCGTGAATTTGGAAGCTTCTACTTTGGTGAAGGGCGCATCGGCAATGCTGGCCAGGCGACGCGCAATTTCGGTTTTACCCACGCCCGTGGAGCCAATCATCAGAATGTTATTGGGCACTATCTCACGCTGCATGTCCAGGGGCGCGTGCAGCCGACGCCAGCGGTTGCGCAGGGCAATGGCCACGTGCCGCTTGGCCTCGTGCTGCCCGATGATGTACTTATCCAGCTCGGCCACAATTTGCGTGGGCGTCAGAAACGTAGTGGAATTCAGCATAACCGTAGAAAAATGAAAAGCAGGCCTGGAAGGCGGCCTGTAGTAAACAGTAGGATAGCAATGGCGGCCAAAAGGTTGTCTGGCCCCTAAACCAGTTCGCAAAAGGAACGCAGCGGCTCGGTTTACGCAGCCGGCGGGAAAAGCAGATTCAACTGCCGCTGTTTTTTTTGAAAATGGAATCCAGACTGCGGGCCAGGGTGAAGTAGTTGCTGGCCCCGCTTACGTGGTAATACGCCCGGGTATAGTCAATCTGAAACTGGCTTAGCTTAAACGTGACGCCAAAGCTCAGGCCGGCACCGCCCGAGCGGGTATCCAGCCGCAACTCGCGGCGGCGCAGGTGGTTGTAGCCCACGCGCACCTGAAAATTCTTGCTCAGCACCAGCTCCCCTCCCACCACAAAATGCCGGGCAATCTTGTCGCCTACTGATTTTTTGGGTTTGATTTCCTCGTTGTTCTCGTCCAGCTTACCGCGCTGGGTGGAGTCCAGATATACGATATCAAACTGCTGCAGATGATGCGCCGTGAGCGAGAAGCGCAGCGGCATGTGCTCCGGCTTGATGGTAGCGCCCATTTGCACATCCAGCGGCAGCGGCTCCCGCCCGGAGCCGGCATACGGCCGCAGCTGGTAGCCCAGGTTCTTCACGGCCAGGGCCACGGTAAAATCGGTAGTGGGATGTTTGAAAAGCCCGCCCGCATCCAGCACGGTGCCCACGGAATGGTTGCCGGCAATACCCGAAACCGCCAGCTTAGCGGTGCCGCCAAGCGTGAAGTTGCCCGTGGTTACTGCCTTGGTAATACCTAGGGCATATTCATTCACTGAAAACTCGCCTAAGCTGTTGCCGGCGGCATCAAACTGCTCAAACCGGCCATAGTTCAGGTACGTGAGGCCCACGCCCATGCGGCCCAGCTGGCTGGAATTAAACACATAGGTAGCCGTGCTCTGGCGGATATCGGCCAGATAATCAATGTAAGTAAGAGAGGCGCGCCCATCCATTTCCTCGTTCAGCAGGGCGGGGTTCCCCAGCAGCATGGTGCCATCAGCATCCCGCGCGCTTACGTTTACGCCCCCCAGCCCGGCCAGCTTGGCGCTGGCGGGCAGGGTAAGAAACTCAAAAGCATGTTGACCACCTATCTGCGCCCGGGCGCTAAAGCCCGGCAGGCCGGCCAGGGCCAGACTGAGCAGCAGTATCCCAATGCGGTGCCCTTGCTTCATCTTCCTAAAGTAGCCGAATTTACAAGAGCAGGCATGAGTTGGCAGCTTGGTATGAGTTGGTCTTTTGGGATTACTGCACTTCCACGCTGGGGCCCAGGGCGACAGGCGTTTCGTCCCGTACCACCAACTTTATGGGGTGCGGCACCAGCTCATCCAGCAGTGCCACTTTCAAGACATCATCTATCCGGTCGGCATAGTGAATAGTAAGGTCCTTGAGGTATTCGGCGGGGATTTCCTGGATGTCTTTGCGGTTTTTGCTGCACAGAATAATATCCAGCACCCCGGCCCGCTTAGCAGCCAGCATCTTTTCCTTAATGCCCCCCACTGGCAACACCTTGCCGCGCAGCGTTATTTCGCCCGTCATGGCCAGATGGCTGCGCACCCGGCGCTGGGTAAATACGGAGGCTATGCTGGTGAAAATGGCAATTCCGGCGCTGGGCCCATCTTTGGGCACTGCGCCCTCCGGGAAGTGAATGTGCAGGTCGTACTGGTCGAAAAGGCGGTAATCAATGCCCAGCTCATCGGCGCGACTGCGCAGGTAGCTCAGGGCCGTTACGGCCGACTCCTTCATCACGTCGCCCAGCTGGCCGGAAAGCGTGAGCTTACCCCGGCCCCGGCTGAGCAGGCTTTCAATGAAGAGAATGTCACCGCCCACGGAGGTCCAGGCCAGGCCCGTCACCACGCCGGCGGTATCGTTATCCTGGTAAATATCCCGGTCGTAGATGGCGGCGCCCAGGATTTTGGCAACATCCTTGGGCTCCAGCGTTTCCGGGAATAGCTCCTTCATGGCCTTGTGCTTGGCAATGTTGCGCGTAACGGCCCCCAGCTTGCGCTCCAGGCTGCGCACCCCACTTTCCCGGGTATAGTCATCAATAACGCGCTGCAAAGCCGCCGTAGTGATATTCACGTCCTTCGTGCTCAGGCCGTGCTCGGTCAGCTGCTTGGGCCACAGGTGCTTTTTGGCAATCTGGGTTTTTTCTTCCAGCGTGTAGCCCGTCAGGTCTATGATTTCCATCCGGTCGCGCAGGGCGGGCTGAATGGTATCCAGGGAGTTGGCCGTGGCAATAAACAGCACCTTGGAGAGGTCGTACTCCACCTCCAGGTAGTTGTCGGTGAAGGTGGAGTTCTGTTCCGGGTCCAGCACTTCCAGCAGCGCCGAGCTCGGGTCGCCACGGAAATCAGAGGCAATCTTATCGATTTCGTCGAGCACGATAACCGGGTTGGAGGCGCCGGCCTTCTTGATCTGGGAAATAATACGGCCGGGCATGGCGCCCACGTAGGTTTTGCGGTGCCCGCGGATTTCGGCCTCGTCGCGCACGCCACCCAGGCTCATGCGCACATACTTGCGCCCCAGCGCCTTGGCAATGCTGCGCCCAAGGCTGGTTTTGCCCACGCCGGGCGGGCCGTACAGGCACAAAATGGGGGCCTTCAGGTCCTGCTTGAGCTTGAGCACGGCCAGATACTCTATGATGCGCTCCTTCACCTTTTCCATGCCGTAGTGGTCCTGGTCGAGGATTTTGCGGGTGCGCTTCAGGTTGAAGTTGTCCTTGGTGTACTCGTTCCACGGCAGATCCAGCAGGAACTCCACGTAGTTCATGTTCACTGGAAACTCGGCAGCCTGCGGGTTAATGCGGCCCAGCTTGTCCAGCTCTTTGTTGAAGTGCTTGGCTACCGGCTCGGGCCAGTTTTTGGTTTTGGCGCGGGCTCGCAGCTTGTCAATTTCCTGATCAGGCCCATCAAAGCCCAGCTCATCCTGCAGCACTTTTATCTGCTGGCGCAGGAAATAGTCGCGCTGCTGCTGGTCGATGTCGATGTGAACTTTGGTCTGGATGTCGCGCTTGATTTCCAGCAACTGAATTTCCTTCAGCATCAGCTCCAGCAGCTGGGTGCCGCGCTGCACACCGTCGCTGATTTCCAGCAGCTTCTGCTTCACGCCCACCTCCACATTGATGTTGGAAGAAAGAAAGTGCGTGAGGAAAGCCGGCGAGTCGATATTATCCAGCGCCACCTGGGCTTCCTGCGGAATTTCGGGGTTCAGCTTCAGCATTTTAGCCGCCGCGTCTTTCAGTGAGGCCACCAGACCTTTCACCTCTTTGGAGCTTTTGGCCGGAAAGGTTTCGGGGAAATAGCTGACGCGGGCCGTCAGATACGGGCTTTCCTGCACCTGCTCTTCCACCTGAAAGCGGCTTTGCCCCTGAATGATAATGGTGGTATTGCCATCGGGCAGCACCAGCAGCTTCAGAATGCGGGCCAGGGTACCTACCGTGTAGAGGTCGGCCAGCGCCGGGTCGTCGCTCTGGGTATTTTTCTGCGCGATAACGCCCACCAGCTTGTTGCCCCGATAAGCTTTGCGCACCAGCCGGATGCTCTTTTTGCGCGTGACGGTAACCGGCAGCACCACGCCCGGAAAGAGCACGGTATTGCGCACCGGCAGCAGGGGCAGCACCTCCGGCATCTCGCTTTCCGGCATGGGCTGCTCGGGGTCAGTGGCTACAATAGACACCACCTCTTCGGAATCATCGGCGAGAAGCAGCACAGGGGCAAAAGGAGGCTTATGCGAAGAATTATCTTGGCTCATAGAAAGGACGGAGGGAGTTGCGGTGCCAGATTGACAGCCAATAGGGCATGGACCACAGTCAGAAGCGGAGATTCAACCGAAGGTACGGCTTTGACAAGTGCCGTGCCATGCCTGTAGAGTGTCATTTTTGGCACCTGCTGCTGCCGGGGCGGCAGTGCGGGCCGGCTATCTGGCTTTAGATACGGCGCTCATACCCGGAAACGTAGAAAAACTCCTATTTTTGATGCTACCCTATTTCCCCGCGGCTCCCACCTGGCCGGTATTGTATTCTATGCCTCGTTCTATTCGTGCTATTCTGGTGCTGCTGGCTCTGGCCGGGAGCCTATTGGCCGCCCAAGCGCAGTCGGCGCTAAAGGTGCGCCCGTTAAACGCTAAAAAAATCCGGCAGCTACGGCTGCGGCCCGATGGCACCCCGGAATTTGCCAACGTAAACCGGGTGCCCTTCTTTTACAATAAGAAAGACCTAAAGGCCATTCAGCAGGCCGAAAAGCGCAAAAACTGGAAGCTGGCCCGCACGCTGCTGGAGCAATACGTTGCCCAGTTCGGCATTGAGAATTTCTACCGGGATACCAACATGCTCTGGCGCCTGGGCCAGCTCTGCGAGCGAAACGGGCAGGAAGAAAAAGCCAAGGCCTACTACCGCCTGGCCCTGAAGCACCACCGCCAGGACGTGCGCAAAATTCAGCTCTACTACGACTCGCTGGAGAAAAAGGACATGGACCTGTACGTGCCTTTGCAGGAATATTATGCCCTGGTAGAGTACCGGAAAAACATTGCCACCTTCCACCCGCCCAAGGGCGTGTACACCAGCATGGGTACCGGCATCAATTCTGATGCGCCCGACTACGGCCCGGCCGTAACCGGCGACGGCAACACGCTTATTTTTTCCTCGAAGCGCAAAATGCGCGGCATTCATGGCGTGGTAGACGAGGATTTGTACCTCTCCCGCCGCGAGGGTGAGTACTGGACAGATGCTGAGCCGCTGCCCAAGCCCATCAACTCGCCCTTCAATGAGGGCTCAGCGTGCCTGACCAAGGATGGCAAAACCATTTTCTTTGCTCGTTGCGAATGCACCGAGTGCCACGGCAACTGCGACCTGTATACCGCCAACTTTAAAGACGGCGAATGGAGCGTGCCCAAGAGCCTGGGCACCGACGTTAACTCGCCTGCCTGGGATTCCCAACCCACTCTCTCGCCCGGCGAGGATACCTTATACTTCGCTTCTGACCGGCTGGGCGGCTTCGGGCTGTCCGATATCTGGTACACCCACAAGCTCAAGAATGGGGAATGGTCGAAGGCGGAGAATATGGGGCCCATTGTAAACACCCGCGAAAGTGAGGTGAGCCCTTTTTACCACCCGCTCTACCACGTGCTCTACTTCAGCTCGCGCGGGCAGCTGCTCAACTTCGGCGACTTCGATATCTACAAAACCTACCGGGTGCGCGGGCGCTGGCAGGAGCCGCGCAACATTGGCCCCCTGGTCAACGGCAAAGGCCCCGAGTATTACTTCACTATTGATGCCGACTCCAGGAATCTGTACTATGCCCGCTCCGAGCAGAAGGACATGAAAAACCTGGACCTCTACTCTTTCCCGCTGCCCATGGAAGCCCAGCCGCTGGCCACCACGCACGTAGAGGGCTCCCTGGTAGACTCGGTATCCAGCAAGCCCCTGGGCGGCATTGTGAGCGTAATTGACACCGATGATGGCATTGAGGTAGCCAGCAAGTACCTGCGGGAAGATGGCAGCTTTGATTTCGACCTGATTGAGGGCTCTCACTACGTGCTGCTCATCCAAAGCCCCGATTTTTTCAGCGTGGAGAAAAAGCTGGAGCTGAAGGGCGACACGGTGATGAAGCTCATGACCAACTCCTTCCAGTACGGCATCCCGATGATTTTCAAGAACATCGAGTTTGATCAGGATAAGGCCAGCATCCGCCCCAGCATGTATACGGTGCTGGACCGCATTGCCCTGTTTATGGTAGACCACCCCACCTACCGCCTCAGCATTACCGGCCACACCGACTCCAAAGGCGACCCGGACTTCAACGAGAAACTTTCGCAGGACCGCGCCGAGGCCATCCGGCGCTACATAGAACAAAAAGGGAAGCTTCAGCCCAACCGCATCGACAGCTTCGGCTACGGCTCTACCCGCCCCCTGAAACAGGACGAAGCCACCGAGGAAGACGCCCGCACCAACCGCCGCGTTGAGTTCCGCCTCATCCGCCCCGATGACAACAAGAAGGACGCCGGCGGAGGCTCCGGCTGGTAGTGTCGTCAGTTGTCATTGCGAGGCACAAAGCAATCCGTCCTTTAAAAAGTAGTGAATTGTCTTAAACCAGAAAGCCCTTAACGTGTAGTACGTCAAGGGCTTTCTGGTTTAAGAGCGTGACTGGCTGCGTAGAGGACGGATTGCTTCGTCCTTCGTCCTCGCAATGACAGGTGTTTTACCAGGTAAACGTTTGTTCTTCTTCCCCACCCCGGAACAGGGTGCTTTGCTTCTTGCCGCCGGCTTCCAGATTTACGATGTTCATCTCATCCGGAAACTGGTCCAGCAGGAGCTTGTGGTGCAGGGTGAGGCTGCTCAGGGCGCGGGGGAGCTTTACCGTGCAATACAGCCAATGCGCGTCGCCCTCGTGCTGCATACCCAGGTAGGTGAGCGGCAGGGTTTCGCCGGGTTTGGTGCCAAAGCGTAACGTGCGGGCCAGGTAAGCGGCCGTTATGGGCTTGGTTTGGGTAGCGGGCATCTGCAGCAGGCTGATGGGCTTGGGCTGCCCCTGGGAAAGCGCCTTTTCAAAGTCATCAGTAAACACCTTCAGGGCAATTTCCAGTTGCTGCTTTTGGGCATTATAGCGCACATCCATGATGCTGGCATGGTAGGCGTGGGCCATGGCGGCCAGACTGATGCTCAGGCCAATCAATAAGAAAACAAGACGACGCATAACGAGTAGGCTAAAAAAACAGGCTCCCCTTCCGGGAGCGGGGCTTTGGGTGAGAGCTGAAAGCTGAACAGCGCGCTATTCAACAATCAGACCAGCCCGCGCCTACCAACCGCAGAAGGGGAGCAATCGGTTCAGATCAGCTATGTGTCATTCCGAGCGCAGCGAGGAATCTGAGCAGTCAGTTATCCAGAGTCCTCGTTGCGCTCGAAATGACAAAGGGGCTTAAAACAACGACTTAAACAGGTCGTTGAAAATCACGAAGACCATGAGGCACAGAATCAGGGCCATGCCTACTTTCTGCGCGTTTTCCAGGAATTTATCAGAGGGCTTGCGGCCCGATACCATTTCGTAGGTCAGGAACAGCACGTGGCCGCCATCCAGGGCCGGAATGGGCAGCAGGTTCATAAAGGCCAGCACCATGGAAAGCATGCCGGTCAGGGTCCAGAATTTCAGCCAGTCGAAGGTGGCACCGTACTGCTGCGCAATGGCCATAGGCCCGCCCAAGGACTTGCGGGCCGAAGCCTCGCCGCGGAAAATCTTACCAAAGGCTTTCACCTGCGTGGTGACGATGCCAAAGGCCTGCTTGGTGCCCGCCGGCACCGACTCCACCAGGCTATACTGGCGGGTAGCATACTGCAGCAAGGACTTGGGCCGGAAGCCTACTTTGCCGTCTTCATCCACGTTCACCTTAAGGGTAACGGGCTGGCCGTTGCGTTCCACTACCAGCGGGGTTGCCTTGCCGGCATTGTCTTTCAGGGCCTGCTGCAGCTCAGGGAAGAACTGAATGGGCTTGTCAGCCACTTTCAGAATACGGTCGCCGGCCAGCAGGCCTGCTTTGGAAGCGGGTTGGCCAGGCACTACCTCACCCACCACAAAGGGGTCCAGCGGCACCACAAACAAGGACTGGTCCTGGTCGGCGAGGCGGTCCATGAAGTTCTGAGGCACGGAAATATCCACCAGCTGGCCGTTGCGCTCTACGGTGTAGTAGCTACCCGAGCCCAGCACCACATCGGGGCCGTACACGTCGTTGAACTCGGTGAAGGGGCGGCCGTTGATCTTCACAATTTTGTCGCCGGTCTGGAAGCCAATTTCCTTGCCCAGCTTATTCGGCACCACGCCAAAGCGGGCCTCCGAGGCAGGTAGGTAGCTTTCGCCGTACTTAAAAGTCAGCAGCGAGAAGATGATGATGCCCGTAATAACGTTCACGATGATACCGCCCAGCATCACAATCAGGCGCTGCCAGGCGGGCTTGGCGCGGAACTCATAGGGCTGCGGCTCCTGCTTGAGGCTCTCCGTGTCCAGGGACTCGTCTACCATGCCCGTGATTTTCACAAAACCACCCAGCGGCACCGCGCCCAGCATGTATTCCGTATCGCCTATTTTCTTCCCGAAAACCTTAGGCGGAAAGCCGATAGAGAATTTTTCTACGCGCATTCCAAACCATTTGGCCGCCAGCATGTGCCCCATTTCGTGCACGCCTACCAGAATTGTCAGCCCCAGAATGAGCTGGCCGGCCATTACTAAAATATCCATTCAGTTTGTTGAGTTGTCAGGTGTTGGGTGTCGGTTTTAGATTTTTGGTTGAACTGTCATGTCGCGCTTGTCGAGACATCTCGCGTGCTGCTGTTGTGGTAGTAACTATTTACCACACCAGCGAGATGCTTCGGCTGCGCTCAGCATGGCGTTTTAACAACCAAAAACTAAATTTTGACCAGTTCCAGCGCCACGCGGCGGGTTTCCTGGTCGGTGTAAACATAGTCATCCAGCGAAGGTTCGGCAAGGTACGAAACCCGCGCGAGGCACTCCTCCACGATGTCGGGCATTTGCAGAAAGCCTACCTGGTCGCGCAGAAACGCGGCTACGGCAATTTCATTGGCTGCATTAAGTACGCAGGGCGCGTTGCCGCCCCGGCGCATGGCTTCAAACGCCAGCGGCAGGTTGCGGAAAGTGGTTCGGTCGGGCTGCTCAAAGGTGAGCTGCGGATAATCCAGAAACGAGAAGCGGGGAAAGTCGGACGGCAGCCGCTCGGGGTATCCCAGCGCGTACTGAATGGGCAGCTTCATATCGGGCAGGCCCATTTGGGCTTTCAATGAGCCGTCCTGAAACTGCACTAAGGAGTGAATAATGCTCTGGGGGTGCACTACCACGTCAATCTGGTCATCGGTGAGATTGAAGAGCCATTTGGCCTCAATTACCTCCAGCCCTTTATTCATCAGGGATGCCGAATCGATGGTGATTTTGGCGCCCATGTCCCAGTTGGGGTGTTTCAGGGCCTGCGCTTTGGTTACCTGCGCTAGCTCCTCCATGGTGCGCCCCCGGAAAGGCCCGCCGGACGCTGTGAGAATGATTTTCTCAATGGGGTTGCGCTCCTCCCCTACCAGACACTGAAAAATGGCGGAATGCTCCGAATCAACCGGATACAAACCCACGCCGTGCTGTTTCACCAGCTCCGTAATGAGTTGCCCAGCTACCACCAGCGTTTCCTTGTTGGCCAGGGCAATGGCTTTCCCGGCCCGAATAGCGCGCACCGTGGGCAGCAGCCCGGCGTAGCCCACCAT
The Hymenobacter sp. DG25B genome window above contains:
- a CDS encoding OmpA family protein produces the protein MPRSIRAILVLLALAGSLLAAQAQSALKVRPLNAKKIRQLRLRPDGTPEFANVNRVPFFYNKKDLKAIQQAEKRKNWKLARTLLEQYVAQFGIENFYRDTNMLWRLGQLCERNGQEEKAKAYYRLALKHHRQDVRKIQLYYDSLEKKDMDLYVPLQEYYALVEYRKNIATFHPPKGVYTSMGTGINSDAPDYGPAVTGDGNTLIFSSKRKMRGIHGVVDEDLYLSRREGEYWTDAEPLPKPINSPFNEGSACLTKDGKTIFFARCECTECHGNCDLYTANFKDGEWSVPKSLGTDVNSPAWDSQPTLSPGEDTLYFASDRLGGFGLSDIWYTHKLKNGEWSKAENMGPIVNTRESEVSPFYHPLYHVLYFSSRGQLLNFGDFDIYKTYRVRGRWQEPRNIGPLVNGKGPEYYFTIDADSRNLYYARSEQKDMKNLDLYSFPLPMEAQPLATTHVEGSLVDSVSSKPLGGIVSVIDTDDGIEVASKYLREDGSFDFDLIEGSHYVLLIQSPDFFSVEKKLELKGDTVMKLMTNSFQYGIPMIFKNIEFDQDKASIRPSMYTVLDRIALFMVDHPTYRLSITGHTDSKGDPDFNEKLSQDRAEAIRRYIEQKGKLQPNRIDSFGYGSTRPLKQDEATEEDARTNRRVEFRLIRPDDNKKDAGGGSGW
- the rseP gene encoding RIP metalloprotease RseP, which produces MDILVMAGQLILGLTILVGVHEMGHMLAAKWFGMRVEKFSIGFPPKVFGKKIGDTEYMLGAVPLGGFVKITGMVDESLDTESLKQEPQPYEFRAKPAWQRLIVMLGGIIVNVITGIIIFSLLTFKYGESYLPASEARFGVVPNKLGKEIGFQTGDKIVKINGRPFTEFNDVYGPDVVLGSGSYYTVERNGQLVDISVPQNFMDRLADQDQSLFVVPLDPFVVGEVVPGQPASKAGLLAGDRILKVADKPIQFFPELQQALKDNAGKATPLVVERNGQPVTLKVNVDEDGKVGFRPKSLLQYATRQYSLVESVPAGTKQAFGIVTTQVKAFGKIFRGEASARKSLGGPMAIAQQYGATFDWLKFWTLTGMLSMVLAFMNLLPIPALDGGHVLFLTYEMVSGRKPSDKFLENAQKVGMALILCLMVFVIFNDLFKSLF
- a CDS encoding 1-deoxy-D-xylulose-5-phosphate reductoisomerase gives rise to the protein MPSASPKRVTLLGSTGSIGTQALDVIRSHADRFTVTALSAHSNADLLVQQAREFRPAAVVIGDESKYAAVRQALAQQPETEVLAGAAALADVAGREDTDVVLTAMVGYAGLLPTVRAIRAGKAIALANKETLVVAGQLITELVKQHGVGLYPVDSEHSAIFQCLVGEERNPIEKIILTASGGPFRGRTMEELAQVTKAQALKHPNWDMGAKITIDSASLMNKGLEVIEAKWLFNLTDDQIDVVVHPQSIIHSLVQFQDGSLKAQMGLPDMKLPIQYALGYPERLPSDFPRFSFLDYPQLTFEQPDRTTFRNLPLAFEAMRRGGNAPCVLNAANEIAVAAFLRDQVGFLQMPDIVEECLARVSYLAEPSLDDYVYTDQETRRVALELVKI
- a CDS encoding DUF6702 family protein translates to MRRLVFLLIGLSISLAAMAHAYHASIMDVRYNAQKQQLEIALKVFTDDFEKALSQGQPKPISLLQMPATQTKPITAAYLARTLRFGTKPGETLPLTYLGMQHEGDAHWLYCTVKLPRALSSLTLHHKLLLDQFPDEMNIVNLEAGGKKQSTLFRGGEEEQTFTW
- the porQ gene encoding type IX secretion system protein PorQ, which encodes MKQGHRIGILLLSLALAGLPGFSARAQIGGQHAFEFLTLPASAKLAGLGGVNVSARDADGTMLLGNPALLNEEMDGRASLTYIDYLADIRQSTATYVFNSSQLGRMGVGLTYLNYGRFEQFDAAGNSLGEFSVNEYALGITKAVTTGNFTLGGTAKLAVSGIAGNHSVGTVLDAGGLFKHPTTDFTVALAVKNLGYQLRPYAGSGREPLPLDVQMGATIKPEHMPLRFSLTAHHLQQFDIVYLDSTQRGKLDENNEEIKPKKSVGDKIARHFVVGGELVLSKNFQVRVGYNHLRRRELRLDTRSGGAGLSFGVTFKLSQFQIDYTRAYYHVSGASNYFTLARSLDSIFKKNSGS
- the hslU gene encoding ATP-dependent protease ATPase subunit HslU gives rise to the protein MLNSTTFLTPTQIVAELDKYIIGQHEAKRHVAIALRNRWRRLHAPLDMQREIVPNNILMIGSTGVGKTEIARRLASIADAPFTKVEASKFTEVGYVGRDVESMVRDLVEQSVNMVKQRRKEEVKAQAAQAVEDLILDALIPPISGTPATRPAVGYAGSSEASTIPESDYELNERTRERFREKIRSGELDDRKIDIKVQQNSTPGLGVVGGPGGLDDASMAGLQDMLGSMLPKKTRKRKVTIAEARKILLDEEAAKLIDMDEVKDEAIRQAENAGIIFIDEIDKVASRSSKGGAGGPDISREGVQRDLLPIVEGSAVSTKYGVINTDHILFIAAGAFHVAKPSDLIPELQGRFPIRVELQSLTKNDFYRILKDPKNALTKQYEALLKAEEVELSFDDAALERLAEIAFEVNEEVENIGARRLHTVMSRLLNEILFDVPDRIGPNAHILITRELVEERLQSMVRNRDLSQYIL
- the lon gene encoding endopeptidase La, which encodes MPESEMPEVLPLLPVRNTVLFPGVVLPVTVTRKKSIRLVRKAYRGNKLVGVIAQKNTQSDDPALADLYTVGTLARILKLLVLPDGNTTIIIQGQSRFQVEEQVQESPYLTARVSYFPETFPAKSSKEVKGLVASLKDAAAKMLKLNPEIPQEAQVALDNIDSPAFLTHFLSSNINVEVGVKQKLLEISDGVQRGTQLLELMLKEIQLLEIKRDIQTKVHIDIDQQQRDYFLRQQIKVLQDELGFDGPDQEIDKLRARAKTKNWPEPVAKHFNKELDKLGRINPQAAEFPVNMNYVEFLLDLPWNEYTKDNFNLKRTRKILDQDHYGMEKVKERIIEYLAVLKLKQDLKAPILCLYGPPGVGKTSLGRSIAKALGRKYVRMSLGGVRDEAEIRGHRKTYVGAMPGRIISQIKKAGASNPVIVLDEIDKIASDFRGDPSSALLEVLDPEQNSTFTDNYLEVEYDLSKVLFIATANSLDTIQPALRDRMEIIDLTGYTLEEKTQIAKKHLWPKQLTEHGLSTKDVNITTAALQRVIDDYTRESGVRSLERKLGAVTRNIAKHKAMKELFPETLEPKDVAKILGAAIYDRDIYQDNDTAGVVTGLAWTSVGGDILFIESLLSRGRGKLTLSGQLGDVMKESAVTALSYLRSRADELGIDYRLFDQYDLHIHFPEGAVPKDGPSAGIAIFTSIASVFTQRRVRSHLAMTGEITLRGKVLPVGGIKEKMLAAKRAGVLDIILCSKNRKDIQEIPAEYLKDLTIHYADRIDDVLKVALLDELVPHPIKLVVRDETPVALGPSVEVQ
- a CDS encoding SDR family NAD(P)-dependent oxidoreductase: MHYYIITGPSRGLGKALAEAVLQQPDTVVIGVSRHATLEHDRYHHQPLDLSDMLAVQNNLHKVFPECGQASSITLINNAAVLGEIGYVGEVPNEHFEFVFDVNVVAPAMLMNTFINRYAELPIPQTILNISSGAAKRPVDGWAAYCASKAALDMFSRTAQQEQQQRGRDLRIRSLAPGLVDTSMQEQIRTADEAQFSQAATYTAHHTEGNLQHPEQVARRIIVWLLRPVAMDEDVVLRITDI